The Phycodurus eques isolate BA_2022a chromosome 5, UOR_Pequ_1.1, whole genome shotgun sequence DNA segment aaagacaaatatcactctacagtattttactttatttaaaaaaacatgcaacaataCCATcattaaacagaatgtaaacaATTTGTGCATTGTGATAATTCAATAGTCATTGCGCTGTTcctgcaccttggccaccaaggGCAGTGTAATATATATAGAGAAGACCGTCTCAactaaactgcagtaatagtagctgtttttcgcagaggataaagagaaTTTTTGCATGCTCCGTCTGCATATGTTGCTACCCCGTGTGTTAAAATGTAGTTTAGGGCTAACAATTATTTCAATAATCGATcaatctgtcatttttttttcaattaatcgattaatcagattgaaaaatattttttaaatatccatcactttattcaaaaacaagacattgtttcaaattgacagtacagaaaatgaacgAACAAATTAATTATGATTCTGTACCTGGTTTGttccgtaacatgtcagaaaatgggcaaaaatgttcaattatcaaaaatcattattgattaatttgataaccGATTAGCTGTCGAGTAATCGTTGCACCGCTAAGTTGTTTCAACGTTTATAATTACtgcaacattgatgctagttttgtcAGCGTGtcaatggcatttcccattatgtgttagaaTTAAGCTAGTGGACCTTGTAGGACTAAGTTATGTGATTtggtttatgtttagttttacagtaaaacttcaactgggagtggcaataaacagcttgaagcaagcgtTTCTATTTGGAAGAATTGttgactatctgccaaactgctgcttgttgtaaggTTTGCTGCTAGCTCTCGAAACTAAATTTCTTCctcacaactcaagacaaaaaacatttttaaaaaaaacagccaagcaagggcttgtatcttgaaaaaaatgaatcacttctgctcacttgtaagtcaaggtataactgtaataaaaaaaaattaaaaatttaaaaaatatatatatttggcggcacggtgggtgactggttagagcgtctgcctcacagttctgaggacctgggatcaatccccggccccgcctgtgtggagtttgcatgttctctccgtgcctgcgtgggttttctccgggcactctagtttcctcccacatcccaaaaacatgcatgctaggttaattaacaactctaaattgcccgtaggtgtgaatgtgcgtgcgaatggttgtttgtttgtatgtgccatgcgattggctgacaaccagttcagggtgtaccccgcctcctgcccgatgatagctgtaggttccagcacgcccacgaccctagtgaggagaagcggctcagaaaatggatggatggatggatgtttatatattatatttttctgcctgtcacgatacatcactggcatagatagatgaacaaagatatgtTATTTCTAGTAAttcaattttgaaatatttgtcttgttttattcAGAGGTTCCTCTCAATGATAGAATGGTTCAGGTTTACATGATTTTTCATAAGCCGTGGTTAGTCATTACCTTTCCCCATTTCTGCGAGCGAATGCAAAACGACGTGACCACGTTGTGCGAGTTGTTTCCTCCAATCACCAGCAAGTCGTCGGAGGCGCCCAGGAAGTAGAGAGCTGGGAGGTCTGCGTCTGCTCGGGTGAGCGTGGGAAGCAGCTCCTGCCACAAGTCTGCCAGTGACGAAAAGACACATTCACATGACATTTTTAGTTTACTATTTTtagtatggaaagccgtttgagcatttattccctATGCAGCTTAAAGTACAAGTACGCTCTTTGTCTGCGTCTTCCTAGTGACATTTCTTTCACCACTCGTACCATTTTTGGCCTCCTTACCatggatattgaataaatgctcaaatgccCTATGTAACAATTCAATACCCTTGGTGTCCATCTTAAGGTGCGATCAGTAATGAGGACTAGtgagacaattcagtgcactagtagaacaactaagGCGCACTAACAGAATGACTGTGACTTACTAGTAAGGTTCTTCCCACTGCTAGTGCTACGTTTTGCCTGTTCAGCTGGATATTAAGGATCTCGAATAAATGCCTAAATGGAGGGGAGCAAGTACTAGTATGCTTTGTttcactagtagaacaactttagcatactagtaggacaactccATGTTGCTAGTgaagcaaaactgtgcactagttaaCAACTGCGTACGACAAGTACTAGTGACATCAAGCGCTTCACTAGTTTGACTGGCagcacacagatgtcaactagtgcacttAAGGAAAGCCTTTTGAGCACTcacttgatatccagcttaagatCCATGTTCTAGTAcattctttgtcctcactagtagtaggacaactttggcatactagcaGCCGGGCAACTATGTTTGCTTGTAAGGccaaactgtgcactagttgacaggTGTATGCTGTTAGTGACAAAATTCCGCTTGGTGAAATTTAGGTGCTTCACTAGTAACACTTGTAGCACAACTATTACtatggaccttaaactggatatcaaggatatggaaCAAATgcacaaagttttacattttcaattgtgATACTGGTCCTCGTACCTTCCCTGGTGTCATACTGGAGCagcagtttctctccagtcctCTGGATGCTGCCCAGGACGTAGAGACAGTGTCCCAGACTTGTCGCCAGGGGCACGTCGTGGGATAGGGACACGGTGAACTGGAAGTCGGTGAGGGGGAGTGGCGAGACTAACCTGAAGCACACAGATGCTCTAAAACTACACAGCTGCGTAGCAGAGAATGCATAACATAGTTTAGCCTAGCCTAGCGATAGCCTAGCATAACATAGCAGATAATATCCTAGTCGAGCATAAGCCATTTTATCGTAGCATAGGAGAACAAAGCCTAGCatattattgtactgtataacatAACTTAGCATAGCATCGCCaagcataaaaaacaaacaaacatttcataTCATAGTGTAACATTAGCATaattaaaaatagcagaaaataACATAGCATAACCTTTTACATCAAAGCATGGAATAGCCTAGCATAACCTTAGCATAGTGTTTCAAAATTGGCTGAGCAAGTGCTTTATTATGGCAATATCGTGACATCGCTCATTTCCTTTCCAGACCTCCACGTGTCCTCCCATGGATCGTAGCACTCCACGGCCGTGTACAGGGCCGTGCTGGAGTCCGGGGTGACCAGAGAGTCCAAGTACCAGCCGCCCACTGCATAGATACGGCCCTGGCAGGCCACTGCGCTGAAGTGCCTTCTGTGCTGTGGACCGAAGTCAGTCAAATTGTCTATTCAAGTTCTTTGGTTTCAGATCTTTGCACTTGTTATAGCAATGTCAAACAcatcaaacacaaaaacaaatattattattactgcaaTCAGTTATATGCGGAAAATtacgtgaccaaacctggaacACTAACGAGCATGCCTACGGTTTGATGgttgtttgaagccgaacttgctaaaatgttgttttctttatggctggtgtcttcggacaaaagctatatacatgtatataatttatttatagaaaTAGTTATATATGTAACTACAAACAAAGCCTAAAACATTGACTATTGTAATCtctggtgacattttgtgtgtgtatatatatatatatatatatatatatatatatatatatatatatatatctgggatgagatcctgccccaagtggaggagtgcaagtatcttggggtcttgttcacgagtgagggaagaattgaaatgggagattgacaggcggatcggtgcagcgtctgcagtgatgtggactttgtatcgatccgttgtggtaaagaaggcactaagccgaaaggcgaagctctcgatttaccggtcgagctacgttcctaccctcacctatggtcacgagctgtgggtcgtgacttaaagaacaagatccaggatacaagcagccgaaatgagtttcctccgcagggtgtccgggctctcccttagagatagggtgagaagctcggtcatccgggaggatctcagagtagaggagccatatgaggtggctggggcatgtgattcggatgcctcccggacgcctccccggtgaggtgttccgggcacgtcccaccgggaggagaccccggggacgacccgggacacgctggagagactacgtctttcggctggcctgggaacgcctcgggatccccccggaagagctggatgaagtggctggggagagagaagtctgggtgtccctgctaaagctactgcccccgcgacccgacctcggataagcggaagaaaatggatggatggatatatataatgTAGACATTTAAAGTCCTTACATTTGGTTTGTGACAGCCCCCTTCGCCATTCACCCGAACCGGGAAGAAGTGCTTATATCCGTTTTGCCAAATGCGGAAGTACGTTGCGCATATACAGGATTTTTCTCTTATTGTCACCAAAACTGATGCAAATATCATAGGCAGGTAGCCACATATCTGATGGCAATTGACGGCAATTGGTGGCAATTGACCTTGACCTTACGGGGATCGTCCGAGGTCATAGTTCAATTGAAACAAGGTCACAAATAGAATTTTAACAAGCCACATCAAGTCATACATCGAATTAAAGGTCTTGATGAGGGCATTATGGATCTATAACTATACTGTCAATCTTATCTCATGTGATGGTGTAGTAACCAAAAGACTTGCTTTCTTTCATTGAAAACTGACCGAAAGGACTTTGAAAGTTTTCAGGCAAACTTTTATGCTTGGaagaatttgacttttttttttttaaaatgtgcagaTGAATATACAGTAGGAACTTTGTCTTACCTTAATAAGCGGCGCGACGGCAGTCCACTCCCGATTCAAAGGATTATACCTAAACGTTGCTAGTTTTGAAGTCCCACCTACTTCTCACCAGAGTCCTGTAGCCTCCTATGATGTACAAGTAGTTATACAACACCACAGCCGTGAAGCACCACTTGTCGGCCCTGAAAGGGAACTCCGCAATGGGAAGCCACGCTCCGATTTGCTCGGTGAACACGTGCCGGGCGTGCTCCGTTTCCGGGTCCTTCCAGGACGTCAGGTTCTCCTTGCGAAGGCCGCAGAGACGAGGCTTCTCTCGCGTCCTGAGCTGGATGAGCTCCTCTTTTTCCTCGTCGCTCAGACACCTGAGGGATCATGAGTTGATTTGAAAAAATGTGGAACATTTCTGATAGATTTTCATGGGGACTTAAGCAGGGGAAATTTGGGAAATCTTTCAAAATGGaaactttccaagtaaattttaATGGAAAGGTAACACATTTaagcataaatatatatattttttgtcataagcagacatcCATCCAAAATAGATAGCTCTCCTTGTCCACATGAAAGGTCATTAGAgtgccttcattttttttcaatcgcACAGATTTTGTCTCATAATGACTTGACTCtttcaaattgaaaatgttGCGTTTTGTGGAATTTTATGACTTTTGTCAACCTAAAATATATCTCATGATgactttattttcttaaaattaaGTTTATTAGCCTGTAAttatatgactttattcttgcaaaagACCTTTGTCAAACTGGATGTCCTTTGTCTCATGACGACTTAATCcttttaaaattacaatgtCTTGTAATTATGACTATCAAAGTAGATATTCTTGCCTCACAATGACTTAATTTTCTTAAAACTACAATATATTGTCTCTTTTAAGATCTTTCTTGCAATAACACGAATTTTGTCTTCCAAATTAGCCACTTTTTCTTATTGAATTTTAATTACAAATTCTTCTTCCCCTCATATTCCGATTTAAAAGCTGCAGAAGGACAAGCTCCTCTTTCTCCTGAGTTCTCATGAGTCGATTTTCTCAAAAGACAGGTTCTCAATTAATAACCAGGCGTCACAACACCTGATGACGTGAGGCAGCTCCAGCAGGTTCCTGCTCAGGTAGGTGAACACGGTGCTCCTCAGCTCCACACAGAAAATCTCCCGAGCCAGACTCAGGTACGACAAACACCTCTCTGGCCTTAGCTCCTGTTGCAGCATGGACAGACACTGCGAGAGGAAGGCCTCAGCTAGGAGGTAGCTGCTGACCTCCACAACCAACACACAGCAAGTTAATAACTACCACTGAATTGAAGGTGGGACATGCATGGATATATGTGTATACCTGTATATGTGGGCCTAATTCCTCCTCCTGCGGGGCTTCAAACGTATCGTGGAAGTAAAACTCCAGCAGGTGGTGAAATACAGACGAGGAAACGTGGTCCAGGTGGACCAGGTTCTCTGTGGCCTCCCTCATCCCGGACTGGGACAAAGCTCTGAAGTACTCGCTGCACTCAGAAAGCCTTCCCAGGTCTGCCTGCTTGGATGGTGAAATgcttaaaaattgaaaaagatTGATTTGCAATACAATGATTGGCTATTCGTGGGGGGTAGGGCCCGAGCAGTAaaatggaatagtccattgcatgagggGGGGAGCAGCTGAAAGGAT contains these protein-coding regions:
- the LOC133403112 gene encoding LOW QUALITY PROTEIN: kelch-like protein 42 (The sequence of the model RefSeq protein was modified relative to this genomic sequence to represent the inferred CDS: deleted 1 base in 1 codon), encoding MNFIRNCFGKLLEWISVWMKYGLGRLCRIFPRAGAWRTGVTHRHHHHHGASRQGNSDEWESNKALRTYDLGGQGRNMVTVQTSTHTFRADLGRLSECSEYFRALSQSGMREATENLVHLDHVSSSVFHHLLEFYFHDTFEAPQEEELGPHIQVSSYLLAEAFLSQCLSMLQQELRPERCLSYLSLAREIFCVELRSTVFTYLSRNLLELPHVIRCLSDEEKEELIQLRTREKPRLCGLRKENLTSWKDPETEHARHVFTEQIGAWLPIAEFPFRADKWCFTAVVLYNYLYIIGGYRTLVRSRWDFKLATFRYNPLNREWTAVAPLIKHRRHFSAVACQGRIYAVGGWYLDSLVTPDSSTALYTAVECYDPWEDTWRLVSPLPLTDFQFTVSLSHDVPLATSLGHCLYVLGSIQRTGEKLLLQYDTREDLWQELLPTLTRADADLPALYFLGASDDLLVIGGNNSHNVVTSFCIRSQKWGKAHSVQKVAFAGQGALLGEQVVMPSVEHNSVVMMDVQTLSLKVLTPLPISICYDGIFYLHF